In Colletotrichum higginsianum IMI 349063 chromosome 1, whole genome shotgun sequence, one genomic interval encodes:
- a CDS encoding Short-chain dehydrogenase reductase sdr, giving the protein MASVTGLRVIVAGAATGVGAGTAKLLAARGAKVVVADINITAAKEVGEEITKSGGSAIVVEFDLADEDSIKALVEKSTEWLGGLDSLLNIGADLSPQTLGNDTSVLDMDAAIWQRTFLVNTTGYALTTKYSLPHLKKAGGGTIINISSMGGHFMGTPEPIRVAYAASKAGVHALTRHTAATYGPDNIRCNTVALGPILTAALERGIAASPAMQEGLKRVPLRRLGKLEEVGALLAFMISSDAAYITGDIWAINGGTHVMTY; this is encoded by the exons ATGGCGAGTGTAACTGGACTCCGTGTGATTGTGGCCGGTGCAGCCACGGGTGTTGGAGCCGGAACAGCcaagctcctcgccgcccgcgggGCCAAAGTCGTTGTGGCTgacatcaacatcaccgccgccaaggaaGTCGGCGAGGAGATCACCAagtccggcggcagcgccatTGTTGTCGAGTTTGACCTCGCAGACGAGGACTCCATCAAAGCGCTGGTCGAGAAGAGCACCGAGTGGCTCGGCGGGCTCGACAGCTTGCTGAACATCGGTGCCGACCTTAGTCCCCAGACCCTGGGCAACGACACGTCCGTCCTCGACATGGACGCCGCAATCTGGCAACGGACATTCTTGGTCAACACCACTGGCTATGCTTTGACAACAAAATACTCGCTGCCCCACCTCAAGAAGGCGGGTGGTggcaccatcatcaacatctCAAGT ATGGGGGGTCACTTCATGGGTACTCCGGAACCCATCCGAGTGGCATACGCGGCCTCGAAAGCAGGTGTACATGCTCTCACACGCCATACGGCTGCTACGTACGGCCCCGACAACATTCGCTGCAACACAGTCGCCCTTGGTCCCATTTTGACCGCCGCTTTAGAGAGAGGTATAGCAGCAAGCCCTGCAATGCAGGAGGGACTGAAGAGAGTCCCGCTTCGGAGACTCGGAAAGCTGGAGGAGGTCGGTGCCCTGTTGGCATTCATGATCTCGTCTGATGCGGCGTACATTACGGGCGATATTTGGGCTATTAACGGAGGAACCCACGTCATGACCTATTAG
- a CDS encoding Prostacyclin synthase → MADSSSAAAAAATLLERFSSGSSVKLLATALAVFAAILLVIDKLIAAPVDPREPPVVKGILPIIGHWISVNTSYPGVYEKLAKQSKLPVCTIPVLNKKMYVINNANLVQSAMRNKTLEFGARIEEIGRIMGVDPVIVKRLVKENAVEEISRVTVSALSGENLLSLNLNALKYIGGRFNEVKPGSPLQIDDVHHWSRDLIGQATTRALYGEHSPFNNPELVDAIWTYESGLGKLQYGWISKFIAGKALEARKKIVTGLVGYYMRKLDQGPTVSAVIKGRAEFWRSFGLSDIMLGAMDSLPASSTVNTAPSMFWLIVNVFAESKYLSAVRKEVEGANVITITQEGDKRIATVDVPELGKSCHYLVACYRETLRMENTVTGSRTVTSKDTTITDHETGREYLLKEGVEVQWSASVMHKKSIWGEDSEKYNPARWLKGTPEINKGSKESFVPFGGGKHLCPGRNFAFAELLGCLAVLAVGFELEGVEVPDHAMLFSTSGLRSPIYGNKSSKATLRRRAGWEDVEWRYK, encoded by the exons ATGGCGGATTCATcgagcgccgccgctgctgcagcGACCTTGCTCGAACGCTTCAGTTCGGGCTCCTCTGTCAAGTTGCTTGCGACCGCgctggccgtcttcgccgcAATCTTGCTCGTCATCGACAAGCTCATTGCCGCCCCCGTGGATCCCCGCGAACCTCCTGTCGTGAAGGGGATTCTCCCCATCATCGGTCACTGGATCTCGGTGAACACATCGTACCCCGGCGTCTACGAGAAGCTTGC CAAGCAAAGCAAGCTGCCTGTCTGCACCATCCCAGTCCTCAACAAGAAGATGTACGTCATCAACAACGCAAACCTGGTCCAGAGCGCGATGCGCAACAAGACCCTCGAGTTTGGCGCTCGTATCGAAGAGATTGGCCGCATCATGGGTGTGGAccccgtcatcgtcaagagGCTCGTTAAGGAGAATGCCGTCGAAGAGATCTCTCGCGTCACCGTTTCGGCCCTGTCCGGAGAAAACCTGCTCAGCTTGAACTTGAATGCGTTGAAATACATCGGCGGTCGCTTCAATGAGGTCAAGCCTGGCTCTCCCCTCCAGATTGACGACGTTCACCACTGGTCCCGTGATCTCATCGGTCAAGCCACCACCCGGGCTCTGTATGGCGAGCACAGCCCCTTTAACAACCCGGAACTTGTCGACGCTATTTG GACCTATGAATCTGGTCTTGGAAAGCTCCAGTATGGCTGGATCTCCAAGTTCATAGCTGGAAAGGCTCTTGAGGCCAGGAAGAAGATCGTCACAGGCCTGGTCGGCTACTACATGCGCAAACTTGATCAGGGCCCGACCGTTTCCGCCGTGATTAAGGGCCGTGCCGAGTTCTGGCGCTCATTCGGCCTCTCCGACATCATGCTCGGCGCCATGGATTCCCTccccgcctcctcgacggtcaACACCGCGCCCTCGATGTTCTGGCTCATTGTTAACGTCTTCGCCGAGTCAAAGTACCTGTCCGCCGTCCGCAAGGAGGTCGAAGGCGCAAAcgtcatcaccatcacccaGGAGGGCGACAAGCGCATCGCCACCGTCGACGTTCCCGAGCTGGGAAAGTCGTGCCACTACCTCGTGGCGTGCTACCGCGAGACTCTCCGCATGGAGAACACCGTCACCGGAAGCCGGACCGTCACGAGCAAGGACACGACCATCACCGACCATGAGACCGGACGCGAGTACCTCCTGAAGGAAGGCGTGGAGGTCCAGTGGAGCGCGTCCGTGATGCACAAGAAGTCGATCTGGGGCGAGGACAGCGAGAAGTACAACCCCGCGAGGTGGCTGAAGGGGACCCCTGAGATCAACAAGGGCTCCAAGGAGTCGTTTGTGccctttggcggcggcaagcACCTCTGCCCTGGCCGAAACTTTGCGTTTGCCGAGCTCCTGGGTTGCCTGGCTGTTTTGGCAGTCGGTTTTGAGCTTGAGGGCGTTGAGGTCCCGGACCATGCCATGTTGTTTTCAACCTCTGGCCTGCGCTCTCCCATCTACGGAAACAAGTCCAGCAAGGCAACCTTGAGGAGGAGAGCGGGATGGGAGGATGTCGAATGGAGATACAAATGA
- a CDS encoding Heterokaryon incompatibility protein, with protein MSTFQYASLLKESEVRLLRLHPGEWLEDLEATLYVTDRSREYVALSYAWGSTRTSNQIIVNGKVHSITFNLDRALRAVRRRTEPVTLWVDSICINQHDAAEKSKQVGLMHDIFGWATEVIAYIGDGLDRSRKDYPRRFEKLGQHPPVHFTGTRRDEALAYQYLADNWTKLPAGSASENDEIVSLFSFLVAFSFESMNDSFVDEHFASLTTHHSTEERKIQLMAERIRLFAVSDWWNRMWIIQEACVARNLTIAYGRVTMPFTFIVDATENFLQLSSLRSKELNQVMTHLADKVNAIDVIRFRGTFGSMTFVSTTSPLLWLLRRFRSRRSSEPRDKIFALLRLAKDLKKERIFQHSDVYIQANYDLDVSALFTSVAHEIILQTGLVWMTTFDLVAKSRKDVPSWVPDWSSDIMAPGFDQRRFRLHAEIPLHFNASRAMFRKRCAEQPSSKLMPRQHIERLIHADEDSTWEPIHLLPKLISYTNHPHTSGAQQRQALVLNGVNCGHIETVSDVIRSDLSNLPLVVMQIRPSCGTHKVRRMYREPFLDLVAACLCYSLRVSSENGGCLYLMEPEQRRRVTLWIRQKCGVCLSSRRNMMTPNDSTEYQCAEPSDVDPQRPLEDDEVHWIEDTVRTMAAGCRLFVTERGQLGIGPENTGVGDDVCIVEGGLMPYILRADGGSIHVPPQQARSTLEHLENMRRTTMVGTCYVEGIMHWGRESGETEDDTRDIEYLDSKLRRRLYCGDIVEEGIMIL; from the coding sequence ATGTCGACCTTCCAGTATGCCAGCTTGCTGAAAGAATCCGAAGttcgccttcttcggctTCACCCTGGTGAATGGCTGGAAGATCTCGAGGCCACATTATACGTAACTGACCGATCTCGAGAGTACGTTGCTCTGTCATACGCCTGGGGCAGCACCAGGACGTCGAACCAAATCATCGTCAATGGCAAGGTTCACAGTATCACTTTCAATCTTGACAGAGCCTTGCGCGCTGTCCGTCGACGTACAGAACCCGTCACTCTCTGGGTGGATTCGATTTGCATTAACCAACACGATGCTGCTGAGAAAAGCAAGCAGGTTGGGCTGATGCACGATATCTTCGGCTGGGCCACTGAAGTGATCGCCTATATTGGTGATGGCTTGGACCGTAGCCGGAAGGACTATCCGCGTCGGTTCGAAAAGCTCGGTCAACATCCCCCGGTTCACTTTACAGGGACTCGCAGGGACGAAGCCCTAGCTTACCAGTACCTCGCCGATAATTGGACAAAGCTGCCTGCCGGTTCGGCGTCGGAAAATGACGAAATTGTTTCTCTATTCAGTTTCTTGGTGGCGTTCAGCTTCGAGAGCATGAACGACAGCTTCGTCGATGAACACTTCGCTTCGCTCACGACACACCATTCTACCGAGGAACGGAAGATCCAGCTAATGGCCGAGAGGATTCGCCTCTTCGCTGTCAGCGACTGGTGGAACCGGATGTGGATAATACAGGAGGCATGTGTCGCCAGAAATCTCACCATTGCGTACGGACGTGTCACAATGCCGTTCACTttcatcgtcgacgccaccGAAAACTTCCTTCAGCTGTCTTCGTTGAGGTCCAAGGAGTTGAACCAAGTTATGACCCACCTGGCAGACAAGGTGAATGCTATCGACGTAATACGATTTCGTGGGACATTTGGCAGTATGACATTCGTCTCGACAACAAGCCCACTCCTGTGGTTGCTGAGGCGGTTTCGCAGCAGGAGGTCATCGGAACCTCGAGACAAGATCTTTGCCCTTCTTCGACTTGCAAAAGACTTGAAGAAAGAGCGAATTTTTCAACACAGCGACGTCTACATCCAGGCCAACTACGATCTTGATGTCAGCGCCCTGTTTACCTCTGTAGCGCATGAAATCATTCTTCAGACCGGTCTTGTGTGGATGACGACGTTCGATTTGGTTGCCAAATCTCGCAAGGACGTTCCGTCCTGGGTTCCAGACTGGTCTTCCGATATCATGGCGCCGGGTTTCGACCAACGGCGCTTCCGTCTTCATGCAGAGATACCACTGCACTTCAACGCCAGCCGTGCCATGTTCCGGAAACGGTGCGCTGAACAACCCAGCTCCAAGCTGATGCCACGACAGCACATCGAGCGCCTGATACACGCGGACGAAGACTCAACCTGGGAACCTATCCATCTACTTCCAAAGTTAATTAGCTACACAAATCACCCCCACACCTCTGGAGCCCAGCAACGTCAGGCTTTGGTTCTGAACGGCGTGAACTGCGGCCATATTGAGACTGTCAGCGATGTTATCCGAAGCGACCTTTCAAATCTTCCGTTAGTGGTTATGCAAATCCGTCCCAGCTGCGGAACACACAAAGTTCGGCGAATGTATCGGGAGCCCTTTCTCGATCTTGTTGCGGCCTGTCTGTGCTACTCTCTGCGAGTCTCCAGCGAAAATGGCGGATGTCTATACCTAATGGAACCGGAACAGCGCCGACGAGTCACGCTTTGGATCAGACAGAAGTGTGGAGTTTGCCTCTCTAGCAGACGCAATATGATGACGCCCAACGACAGTACTGAGTATCAGTGTGCGGAACCCTCAGACGTCGATCCACAGAGGCCACTTGAAGATGATGAGGTTCATTGGATCGAAGACACTGTGCGAACCATGGCGGCAGGTTGCCGTTTGTTCGTTACTGAACGAGGCCAACTCGGCATAGGACCAGAAAACACGGGTGTAGGAGACGATGTCTGCATCGTCGAAGGGGGCCTTATGCCTTATATCCTCCGCGCGGATGGCGGTAGCATACATGTTCCCCCTCAGCAAGCCAGGAGTACACTTGAGCACTTGGAAAATATGAGGAGGACAACGATGGTGGGGACCTGTTATGTCGAAGGGATTATGCACTGGGGACGCGAATCAGGCGAGACGGAAGACGATACGCGGGACATTGAGTACTTGGACTCAAAACTGAGAAGACGGCTGTACTGtggcgacatcgtcgaggagggcatTATGATACTTTAG
- a CDS encoding T-complex protein 1 subunit eta: MSFGGQTPTIIVLKEGTDTSQGKGQIVSNINACLAVQATIKSTLGPYGGDLLMVDANGRQTITNDGATVMKLLDIVHPAARILVDIARSQDAEVGDGTTSVVVLAGEILKEIKEHVEQGVSSQVIIKGLRRASMMAVNKIKEIAIDTNESNRRETLSKLAGTAMTSKLIKRNTEFFTKMVVDAVLSLDQDDLNEKLIGVKKIPGGSLTESLFVNGVAFKKTFSYAGFEQQPKSFEKPKIVCLNVELELKAEKDNAEVRVEQVSDYQAVVDAEWQIIYKKLEAIHNTGAKVVLSKLPIGDLATQYFADRDIFCAGRVASEDMERVVQATGATVQSTCSDILAEHLGTCGSFDERQIGGERFNFFEGCPEAKTCTLVLRGGAEQFIAEAERSLHDAIMIVKRAIKNHTIVGGGGAAEMEVSAYLHQFADKNIPHKQQAIIKSFAKALEIIPRQLCDNAGFDATDILNKLRVEHRKGSTWAGVDFTNEGVADMMERFVWEPALVKINAIQAATEASCLILGVDETIRNEESQQPQAPGQQLPPGAAQRALRGRGRGMPRR, translated from the exons ATGTCGTTCGGAGGCCAGACCCCGACCATCATTGTCCTGAAGGAAG GAACCGACacctcccagggcaagggTCAGATCGTCTCCAACATCAACGCATGCTTGGCAGTCCAGGCCACGATCAAGTCCACCCTTGGTCCTTATGGCGGCGATCTCTTGATGGTCGATGCCAACGGCAGGCAAACCATCACCAACGACGGTGCCACCGTTATGAAG CTCCTCGACATCGTTCACCCCGCAGCCCGAATCCTTGTCGATATCGCGAGATCACAAGACGCtgaggtcggcgacggcacaACGTCGGTTGTCGTACTGGCCGGAGAGATCCTGAAGGAGATTAAGGAGCACGTAGAGCAGGGCGTCAGCTCTCAGGTCATCATCAAGGGCCTTcggagggcgtcgatgatggctGTCAACAAGATCAAGGAGATTGCTATCGACACCAACGAGAGCAACAGGAGAGAGACCCTCAGTAAGCTCGCCGGCACAGCCATGACGAGCAAGCTGATCAAGCGCAACACGGAGTTCTTCACAAAGA TGGTCGTGGACGCCGTCTTGTCCTTGGACCAGGACGACCTGAACGAGAAGCTGATCGGCGTCAAGAAGATTCCCGGTGGTTCCCTTACCGAGTCGCTGTTCGTCAACGGTGTCGCATTCAAGAAGACTTTCTCCTACGCTGGATTCGAGCAACAACCCAAGTCTTTCGAGAAGCCCAAGATCGTCTGCTTGAACGTCGAGTTGGAGCTCAAGGCTGAGAAGGACAACGCCGAGGTCCGCGTCGAGCAGGTGTCGGACTACCAGGCCGTTGTCGATGCGGAATGGCAGATTATTTACAAGAAGTTGGAGGCGATCCACAACACGGGCGCCAAGGTCGTGCTTAGCAAGTTGCCTATCGGCGATCTGGCTACGCAGTACTTCGCCGACCGCGACATTTTCTGCGCTGGCCGCGTTGCCTCCGAGGACATGGAGCGCGTGGTCCAAGCCACCGGCGCGACTGTCCAGTCAACATGCTCAGATATCCTGGCGGAGCACCTGGGCACCTGCGGCAGCTTCGACGAGCGCCAGATCGGTGGCGAGCGCTTCAACTTCTTCGAGGGCTGCCCCGAGGCCAAGACCTGCACACTCGTCCTCCGCGGTGGTGCCGAGCAGttcatcgccgaggccgagcgcTCGCTGCACGACGCCATCATGATCGTCAAGCGTGCCATTAAGAACcacaccatcgtcggcggtggcggtgccgccgagatggaggtCTCCGCCTATCTCCACCAGTTCGCCGACAAGAACATCCCTCACAAGCAGCAGGCTATCATCAAGAGCTTCGCCAAGGCTCTCGAGATCATCCCGCGCCAGCTCTGCGACAACGCCGGGTTCGACGCTACTGACATCCTTAACAAGCTGCGTGTGGAGCACCGGAAGGGCAGCACCTGGGCCGGTGTCGACTTTACCaacgagggcgtcgccgacatGATGGAGCGCTTTGTCTGGGAGCCGGCGCTGGTCAAGATCAACGCAATCCAGGCCGCGACCGAGGCCAGCTGCCTCATCCTCGGTGTCGACGAGACGATCCGGAACGAGGAAAGCCAGCAGCCCCAGGCCCCCGGCCAGCAGCTTCCTCCCGGCGCCGCTCAGCGCGCTCTGAGAGGCAGAGGACGGGGCATGCCTCGTCGGTAA
- a CDS encoding C2H2 transcription factor swi5 — translation MLSNNPPTSNLHARHRAHRRQNSTPTAFDAVKIQPLPQNVQRQRALGHRRGLSLDTRRQDFATHVLREAQQQRIQARPGPRQQAHLRQHSQQQIHQHQQMFMAAGDHENYLVSPHGTPHAQRFDASGFDSSPIQYNQYGSQMNGVVAKNQQPFTGTMGGGSKDFELFASDSALSTPSFMNFGDTPGTPQGWISEGETASTRRSSRRISNGIMDRVAKFETMGMEMQRPMTPPHQDATNYFPPTPMETPHDRAVKHEPMSTRPTRFAEGYDESMEETLKPVRRTNQRAQNIFEDLRRQSEQNVVPGSQEASQIPDGVYDHVVPTPDFMNMNNFNNEFLKIQGGYEGLSDDVQVHSDMSQQSTPHTPLMNFHSVFDNRPDLHHPNMTIGSVSPSRSFDDRSYDDRSFDDSRRSSPHRRTESLASIASAASIASINIEETKTETGVTLDEIAMYISGPDPIDSKWTCVYEDCGKKFGRKENIKSHVQTHLNDRQYQCPTCKKCFVRQHDLKRHAKIHTGIKPYPCECGNSFARHDALTRHRQRGMCIGAFDGIVKKVVKRGRPRKHRPEMDERVNKSARTRTKNQSTASTSSQSGYSDSSAANSPENDYNMMSDDQFGMGGISIERRGIDMPLQITTVSSAPMPSSPPRVHRELRELHLQSSPAASHNSGYVSPEALMEAPISLPQQPESPAKSEYNTPPELSQSSSPPPNQFFDAEPNHSGFSDDSLLAGMRGNPGTVGNTSISTLGLGEADDELLMKAFTTEEGMVQFDRDPSMLMMSKFDEEFDDAVNMFTNNDDVFFGSS, via the exons ATGCTGTCCAACAACCCCCCTACCAGCAATCTTCATGCCCGTCACAGAGCGCACCGACGCCAAAATTCGACTCCGACGGCATTTGATGCAGTGAAGATCCAGCCCTTGCCCCAAAATGTCCAGCGTCAACGAGCTCTCGGCCACCGCCGCGGCCTCAGCCTGGACACAAGAAGGCAGGACTTTGCTACG CATGTACTGCGAGAAGCGCAGCAGCAACGCATCCAAGCACGCCCGGGCCCCCGCCAGCAGGCACACCTTCGACAACACTCACAACAACAAATtcaccaacaccagcagATGTtcatggccgccggcgaccaTGAAAACTACCTCGTGTCCCCCCATGGCACCCCCCACGCTCAGCGCTTCGACGCTTCAGGCTTCGATTCATCCCCCATACAGTACAACCAGTATGGCAGCCAGATGAACGGCGTCGTGGCCAAGAACCAACAGCCCTTCACGGGCACCATGGGAGGAGGCAGCAAGGACTTTGAGCTCTTTGCATCCGACAGCGCCCTCTCGACCCCGTCTTTCATGAACTTTGGCGACACTCCCGGAACCCCCCAGGGCTGGATCTCTGAGGGCGAAACCGCCAGCACAAGGCGCTCTTCGAGGAGGATCAGCAACGGCATCATGGACAGAGTCGCCAAGTTCGAGACCATGGGCATGGAGATGCAACGACCCATGACACCACCTCATCAGGATGCAACAA ACTACTTCCCCCCTACACCAATGGAGACCCCACATGACAGGGCTGTGAAGCACGAACCCATGTCTACAAGGCCTACTCGCTTCGCCGAGGGCTATGATGAGTCCATGGAAGAGACGCTGAAGCCCGTCAGACGGACGAACCAGCGCGCCCAGAATATCTTTGAGGACTTGCGGAGACAGTCTGAGCAGAACGTCGTCCCCGGATCTCAGGAGGCTTCTCAAATACCCGATGGCGTTTACGACCACGTGGTGCCCACGCCGGACTTCATGAACATGAACAACTTCAATAACGAATTCCTGAAGATCCAGGGTGGTTACGAAGGCCTCTCCGATGATGTCCAGGTTCACTCCGACATGTCTCAGCAGTCGACTCCCCACACGCCTCTCATGAACTTCCACAGCGTATTCGACAACAGGCCCGATCTCCACCACCCCAACATGACAATTGGTTCTGTCTCTCCTAGCAGGTCCTTCGACGACAGGTCCTATGACGACAGATCCTTTGACGATTCCCGCCGCTCCTCGCCCCACCGCCGTACCGAGTCCCTCGCCAGCATtgccagcgccgccagcaTCGCGAGCATCAACATCGAGGAAACCAAGACCGAGACCGGCGTCACTCTCGACGAAATCGCAATGTACATCTCAGGACCGGATCCCATTGACAGCAAGTGGACTTGCGTGTACGAGGACTGCGGCAAGAAGTTTGGACGCAAGGAAAACATCAAGTCCCATGTCCAGACGCATCTCAACGATCGACAGTACCAGTGCCCTACTTGCAAGAAGTGCTTCGTTCGCCAGCACGACTTGAAGCGACATGCCAAGATCCACACCGGTATCAAGCCCTACCCTTGCGAATGCGGCAACAGCTTCGCCCGGCACGACGCCCTCAcccgccatcgccagcgCGGCATGTGCATTGGAGCGTTCGATGGCATTGTGAAGAAGGTCGTCAAGCGTGGTCGCCCCCGCAAGCACCGTCCCGAGATGGACGAGCGCGTCAACAAGTCGGCTCGCACGAGAACCAAGAACCAGTCCACCGCCTCCACCTCGTCGCAATCTGGTTACTCGGACAGCTCTGCAGCTAACTCGCCGGAGAACGACTACAACATGATGTCAGACGACCAGTTTGGAATGGGCGGTATCAGCATCGAGCGACGGGGAATTGACATGCCTCTCCAAATCACCACAGTTTCATCCGCACCAatgccgtcatcgccgcctcgggTTCACCGGGAACTGCGGGAGTTGCACCTGCAGTCATCCCCGGCCGCGAGCCACAATTCCGGATACGTGTCTCCCGAGGCCCTCATGGAGGCACCCATCTCGTTGCCCCAGCAACCCGAGTCACCAGCCAAGAGCGAGTACAACACCCCGCCGGAACTTTCCCAGTCAtcgtccccgccgcccaACCAATtcttcgacgccgagcccAACCACTCGGGCTTCAGTGATGATTCACTGCTCGCTGGAATGAGAGGCAACCCGGGCACTGTTGGCAACACTAGTATCTCGACCCTGGGCCTGGGCGAAGCTGACGATGAGCTTCTCATGAAGGCCTTCACGACCGAGGAAGGAATGGTCCAGTTCGACCGCGACCCCAGCATGCTCATGATGAGCAAATTTGACGAGGAATTCGACGATGCAGTCAACATGTTcaccaacaacgacgacgttTTCTTCGGCAGCTCATAA